TCAAGCTTTCTTCAAGCTTTAGAAGTTGAGAATGATATCATAAAGCTATCTGGATATGTCTCTGGCCCTTGCAATGCTTTGAATATGAAGGTGATTTATATTTCTCAtgtaaaatcttaaaaaaagtaattaatacGTCAACTTTTTCTTCCTTTGATATAGGTTCTGTCCCTGTCCCGTCCGCTAACTTCTGGTGTGTTTCTGTATTTGCTTTGCAGGCTTTACAGTATGTCTGTATCCTTGTGACTACAAATTTAGATAGTGTAATTATGGCACAGTAGATATGCTGAGGTTTGAAAAGTATTCAATACCATAAACATTTGAATTGTTGGCCTTAACATTGTTAGATGTTAACTCACAGTTCGTTAGCAGTGGCCCAATTCATAAGCTTATGAGTCAATTGGCTAATAGGTTTGAGCATCTGAATTCATGGAATACTAATAATGAGTTcgaaaacaagaagaaaagtaGGTCTCAACCATGTCCAGCTTATATCTTGAATATAAGTTGCCCACGTTCTTTCTATGATTTGACATTTGAACCATCAAAAACTTGGGtacaattcaaggtaattcttTTGCCCTTTTTCTTTACTCATTTTTCTTACCATGTTTGTCAATCATTGTTGCTGTATGGGCTCCATAATTCATAGTTGTTTGTTGAAGGTCCAAAAGTGAATTTTATAGGGTTCTAGTCCAAATTCAGGACATTTATTAGAGATGTGTAGAATTTCTTTTTTGGGGTTCCTGTATTATTGTTTCATTCAGTGGGAATTGTCTTATCACTTCTTGGTACACTTGATaaatctgattttttttttggctcAACATTTTTATATCTTGCAAATTAAGGATTGGGATTCTATACTCAACTTCATTGAGAAGGTCATAAAAGAATGCTGGGAGGAAAACATAGATTGTGGTATGCCCTCTCACTGCATCTTGCATAGGTATGACGAGCTATtgttttttacatttttattcACTATTTATGACTGGGATTCTTATAGGAGAGTCCTTCAATCAGTCCACTTACATGGTACATGAAGATCAACCGTGGGAAGATCTCAACATTCTTCCAACAGAAGCAGGTAAGGTTTATTGTTTTGGTGGTCAAACAGATCCCTTTGCATTATTTGAGTGTGATCAATTTTGTTCGTTTACTTTTTGCTTACTTGTCTTATACACATGGGTTGAACATTACATAAGGTAGATATCCCCATAATTGTTTTTTTGTACCGTGGATCATGCTGGCTTGTTTTTATAATTACATTGAACTACTATTGTCAAATATCTTTGTTGTAGATAAATCAAAATTTGGAAGCCATACTAAGAATTCCCAAGAACTCTCTGTTTCCACTTCAGGCAAGCTAACCGAAGATGAATATCATCAATCTGACAGGGAATATGTTAGAACCTCTCTTGGTTACTTGTGTCAAGGGACTGAAATATTGAGAGAGAAACAAAACAAGAGAGACTTCTCTTATCAGACTCTTTTTTCTGGAAATTTAGTGGATGATTCATATGCCAGATGCATGCCAACTGTTGGAAAGCATAAGAGTTTATTGATGTATGATAAGAATGGTCAATCACTAGGAGATTACTTTTCAGATGATAATGTTCCTAGTGCAGAAATTTTATTTGATAATGTACCTTTTGATGCACCAAGTTCTTCAAAGGGAAGAAAATTCCGTGCTGTAGGGGCTGATATGATCAACGAATCATTTGAAGACTGCTTACTTAATGATAGCCATGGGTTTTGTAACAACGTAGAGGTAAATGAGGATTTTCAGAAGCCTTTTCTGAAAAGCTGTTCTATAAAAGGAAGTATCCTGCGAGAGAAGGCTTTCTTTACAAATGATGAACATGAACTCCACactgatggcttttggagaaaACAGACAAGGGAAGACTATGACAGTCTGAAGGACTATGGTGCTCAACGCTGTTCAAAtgttgtaaaaaaattaaaattgtctAGAGATTGTGATTTTTTCTCTAGAGCAGTAGCTGAAGATCTTCCATATTCATACTATTCAGCAGCACAAACAATGAACTCTGGGACTGTTGATCAGCTATTTACTTCTGAATGGCATTCTGTCTATCAAGAAGCCTCATCTCCAGCCAGTGCATGGGGTGGTGATCATGCAGCTGATATTAATGATCTTGGACTTCATCATACAATACTTACTGCCGAGGAAGAAAATGACTGTGACTTTGTCTACGATATTTCAAGGGATGCCAAACGAAATGGCTTTGAATTTACTGATGCTATTGATTTGGAAACGATATTCGACACAAAGGTTGACTGGCCTGATCGTGGTCCtaaatattctactaaaaaaaGGCCAGATGTTTTATTTGAGGAATCTGAGTGTTTGTTGCCTGATACATGTGTTGAAAAGTGCAAAAGCCATGACAAGAACAAAAGCAGGATGGATCATTTGAGACATCCAGCATTGAACAAGAATAATGGAAGATCTAAAAGAAGCTCTTCAGCTCCACCATTCCATAAAAGGAAAAGGAGGTTTGTATCTTTAAATCAACCATCAGAAATGATAGCCAAAAGGCCTACTGGCCAAGCCTCCAATCCTGCTTTCAACCATCCATCAGGAATGATAGCCAAAAGACCTACTGGCCAAGCCTCCAATCCTGCTTTCAACCATCGAGGTTTTCCATTTTCCTCTGCCTTTCCCTTCCTATTTTTTGAAGCAACAATAATTCCCTTTATCATGATATTTCCCCCCTTCTCTTTTCAATCTCCAGAAGCTTCTGATTTTATATATGCTCAACAATCTATTGAAGCTCTTCACCCAAGCACTGAAGATCACTCTCTGCAAGAATTCAAGTAGGATAGCTCTTGTTGACCATTTCTCTAGCTACTCAACTGTTGGGAATAATTTTTCACTGACCTCTTCAAATTATCCTGATCATAGATCTAATGTGAAACAGAGATCAGATGCTCTGGGAGATGCACATTGTAATGACAACAAGGAGATTGATGGGTTTGATAGTTTCAACATTCAGAACAATGCTCCAGTCAGAGGTAAGTTCAAGTTGTTAAGAGAAACTACAGTCTGACACAAGGAgcttttgaaaactttttttttttggctcaTAACCATGCTCAATATAGCCCGGCTTTGAAGTGAGTTGTCAGAGATCTGTTGTTTAGTAGCTGGTCTATCTTCAGAGATTATCTTGagtaatatttataattttaaaatagaagTTTTGCTGTAGCATATTTCAATGCACTGTGTCAGGCTGAAAGTTACTCTCTCATGTTTAGCAGTTTCTACCATAAAACATAGGTGCATTTTGCACCATCTTCTTTAGTGGAAGAAGTTTACTTTCAGTCCAATTGGATTATGCTAATAGTTGAAACTTTTGTAAGCATTCAtcttataatcaacttttaaactGCTGTCGCATATTGTTCTGTATTTTCAGAGTTGTTCTCAAGGGAAGCACAAGATTCTATAGATCAGGGGATCAAATGGAGGACATGCTCACCTGAAATTCCAGTTATGTTTTCAATCTTTGTGGGATTACTATGTTACTTTTGAGACATTTATTACTATAGAGGATGACTGTAATCTGACTGTATGACCTTTGACTTTTACatagaaaaacaataaagtGGATGAAGTTCAAAGTCAAAACAATATACTTGATATCTCTTCGGGATTTTTGCATCTTGCTGGAGATTCATTAATACCTGAAGCAATCAGTAAGAAATGCCTTGAAGATGCTAAAGTTCTCCATCAGGTGGATAAGAAATTCATTCCAGTTGTGGCTGGTGGAACCCTTGCTGTTATTGATCAGGTCTGTCTTGCTGTACACTATTGCAGATACAGTACAGTTGAATATCAAATAAGCAAAAGTAATGATAAGTTTTTATGGAAATCTCATTGACCTCCATATTTCTGTTAGAAAATCTCACGCTTGTATCTTAAAATTTGGCTGTCCACCTCCACGTGTACTTGTATCTGCCTTTAAGCAACAGTTAAGTTATATTGCCTTAGGTTATGCATTTGCATCTTTTCAGCTTATCACAAGCCTGGATTCTTgctaaatgatttttttaaaaataatacacTTTACAGATGCAGTAAGTTGTGTATAACATTCATAGTTCTTTTGTTACAGCATGCTGCAGATGAAAGAATCAGACTGGAAGAATTGCGGCAAAAGGTAAACTTGTTTGTGGTGAATGTCAGAATATTTATCCAGTGTTATTTATGAGACTAGTAACATGTAGGTATTATCTGGAGAAGCAAAAGGAATAACCTATCTGGATGCTGAACAGGAACTGGTATGTATCATATGAATTAGAGGGTCTATGAGACTCTTTTCTCTCCCTgattctttaaaattattacACCATTAGTAAGACGCATTATACAGGTGCTGCCAGAGATTGGTTATCAACTACTTCATAGTTATAGCGAACAGATTAAAGATTGGGGTTGGATGTGCAACATTCATGTTCATTCTGAACCCTATAAAAGGTATGCTTGTCTGCTAGCTTGCAAAAGTTGTATACTTCCTAGATCAATGTTTTTAGAAGGCAAATAGTGTTAATGAGTTGTTCATTATTTATTGTTTTGCCAACGAATCAAGATAGAAAATGCCTTTATTTGCTCATATCGTGCATCTTATTGTCTGGGCCCAAATTAAACTAGAATAATTTGTTACATCAAACTCATTCAGTTGGATGTggttttttaatatataattttcattGCCTTGCAGGAATCTGGATGTTCTCAACAGACAACCAATGGCCGTCACACTTATAGCGGTTCGCATCGAGCCATGCATTTATTATTATCAacttcatttaaattcaatttgcAAGAAGTGCTAAATGCCTTCCATGTTTTACATATTACTGATGTGTGGTGTTATGTAATTGCTTGTAGGTTCCTTGTATTTTAGGTGTCAACTTAAATGATGTTGATCTTTTAGAGTTTCTTCAGCAGGTTTAAAAAAGCCTTATCTGAGCCTTTGTTGCGTTTTAATTGTATTCCTTCAATAATTGAACATTGCACATCATCTGATTTCTTAATCTTAGCTTGCTGACACTGATGGATCATCAACTATGCCACCCTCTGTTATACGAGTCCTAAATTTGAAAGCATGCAGAGGTATGTGGCCAATATCAAGGAGTTTGAAATGCCTTATTATATTTACACGAATTCCATATTTGAGTCCCATTTCTTCACCGAAGTACAGAGGGCTGCACATAATTTATGCAGTGCCGTCTCGATGTTGATATAAATCTGACAAACTTAGGTGATTGAAAGGAAATGTTGGCCCGTTTCTGGAACTTCTGTGGAATTGCTCCCTTTGTTTTATCATATCATCTCAAGTCTTAAACTAATTATTTACTCCGTTGTTTATCAATGCCTTTATTGTGTAGGTGCAATTATGTTTGGAGATTCATTGCTACCATCAGAGTGTTCCCTTATAGTTGAAGAGCTAAAGCATACGTCACTTTGTTTCCAAGTAAGATATATGTTTTTTAATGTTCCACTATCTCTGCATGTGTATTGATGGGAATGCATGGTTCGTGACATGAATAGAGGAATTTACCGTGCAGTGCGCTCATGGGCGACCGACAACTGTTCCTCTTGTCAACTTGGAGGCATTGCATAATCAGATAGCCAAGCTTGGGCAAATGAATGGCTGCTCAGATGATAAGTTTCATGGATTACAAAGGCACAAAGTATGTATTGAACGCACAGCAGAGCGTTTATCTTCTGCTAGAGGAACCTGAGACCTTTCAATTTTACTAGTTGCAACACAATGTATGATGTATCACTGTTTTTTCATTCGATGTAATTGAGTGTACAGAAGAACATTCAGAAAATATACAAGATAGATAGAGAACCGTGCTATAGatgattgtatatatataacCGATTCAACGTCATTTTACATGGTGTATAATGAGAGGTCCAATTTGATCGCTAAGATAACGATACATGTAAAGTTGTTTAATGCGCATAGAAACATTCTCTTGGCAATAATATTCAGCATGTACAGCTATGTCATATCATGTCACGAAACATTCCTGTTTATGCAGCCTACCTAATTTATGGCACAACAATCTAGTTAATTAGCCCTCAGTAGATGGCCAGAAATGCCAAAAATGTATACTTCCCGAACTATGAACTTGAGATTATTTCAAACGGGTCCTGAATCACTACATCATAGCCTCTTCCTTAATATCAGTTGCAGCACATAGGGCCTTCCATACATGGACCAGCATTTTCACTGGTGGACGCAAGCTCTATAAAACAAAATGCAGAGATTCTTCATTAGAAACTAAAATGATCTCTGTCCAAAGAAAAGAAACTAAAATGACCTATTTGGTGATTAGTAACTGCCCTAAAATGTATAGCCTTCTAAAAACATGCAACAGTGTTTCCACcattaatatttttactaatgCAACCAAGAATAATTTTACCTTGAAAACTAATACCATTTCCGATTCCCCACGAATCATCATCGATAGTGTCCAGTAACAAGTCACTGGTGTCACACATTCTACTAGAACAGGTTTCAGAATCTTGTCAATGGGAACAAAGCATCTAACGATTTTTCCACTGTGACAAAATATCCAAAGACAAAAATGAGGATGATATGCATAAACACCATGCTGGATAACTACTAAAATGAACTCAAAAATAGTTACATATGATGTAGATTGCTGATAGCTAAAAACAAATTAGATAAGGTATTCTCAAACGTACAATCCAGATGCAAACAGAGGCATACATTAAAAATGTCTCAAGCATGAACATTTTCAAAAGGCTGGGAAACTAGTACCCGCGTTCAACTTTCTCAACCTTTTCTTTGAAAAGACTATTCTACGGAACAATTAGATATTACATTTGGCTTCTCACTTGGTCTTTACTAGCTTGTTGAACTACCAATAAATAATCAATTAACTAAAAGCTATACCTCATGTAGTGAGTCTCAAGCTGTACTCCAAAAGCTGGCATAATTACAATAGACTCTGCATGCAAGTACAAACActcaaaagagagaaaagaactTTCAAACTTAGAAGATAAACCACACATTAATTCTTTCCGGTtacaaacaaaactaaaaattaGCTTCCAAAACACCTTAAATACTTTCAGGCCCTCACCTTTCTTAACAGGCTTTCGAAGCAATAACTTGACAAGAAATATGTTGAAAAGCAGGCTGTAATATacaatactaattgatttttccTGTTATCACAAGTGGACTAATcaagttaaaaacaaaaaacagatGAAAGAGTTTCAAAAGTTTTGAAAACATCAAGTCATTGTAAGAAGCCAAAAAGAATGTTGAAAGGCTTACCCCAAGAATATAGAGATATAAGGCAGAAGCTAATACAAGAACTGCTGAGGTGTATACAAAGACATAATTTGCCCTACCACTCTTCAAAATTATGTGGTGTATGTCGACATTTTCGCAGGGATATTTCTGATCATGGGTATACGTATATCTGCCCTTACTTATCGTGAATTTTACCATTCTGTAACCAAAAGGCAAAAcggaaaatatatataaataatcagAAAATTCTTTCTTAGACTTGCACTCTGCAAGAGAGTTCGCACATTCTAAGTGATAAAAACAATAACAAGTTCATTGATTCAAGTAATTTACATCTTAAGAGTATGTTTGGTTCGGTGGTAAAATAGGGGGAACATTTTCATGGATGAATTTAATATGTAACTTTACAAATGAGCTCGTTTATGAAAGTTTACACCCCAACCAAACATAacctaaatttttaaaagattcatcataaaataacaaagCTTTGCTGAACAAACATGCTATGTTAAACGGtaaaaagaattaaagaaaaaagTTAACCAATATATGAATTCAGAAAATTGGCAAACTGGTGTCTGAAATTCCAGCTTATAATAGCTTTGAAAGGCGATCTTTTATAAAATGCCACAGCACAGCACACAACATGAACACAACAAAAACACTAGAAATAGTTGCTTGTTCTCTGGAGCACACAACTATTTCTTCGAAAAACAAGTATCGGAATCCCAAAATCCATGGAAACCTAGCTCAAGTTGAAAATTGAAACCTCAAATTAGTTTTATGTCAATCTCATTGCCAAATTCTAACCGTCACATTCAAAATCACCGGCTAAAGAAAACCGATGGCTTCTGGGTGTTGAGTATATTAGATACTATATAATAAAATCATTCACAGTTAAGATCAGAATTAATTGAATTACCCAAAATCATCAATCGATTGATAACATAAAAAAAGTAACAGATGACAGCTTCAGGACCCTAAAGAACCCAATATCAAAAGGAAAGCGTGGGAATGCCATAGACTTACCCTTATGATCTGATttggaagaagaggaaagaaagatAGCCGAAGCGCAAATAGGGGAAACGGTGATGCTTCAAAGAGTGAAGTGAGAATCATCAATGGTGGACCCACAAAAAAAACTACATATTTTCATCAACATcgacaaatttaaattttatacattTTCAGAATTGAAAACTCTTAAttcgataaaaaaaaattaattaatatattcaatACATAAAAATGTAGGAAAATATCTTACCTCTATTGGATTGTGAACTTGTTACATTGTAGTACCCAAATAAACCCCTCAGAAACTCTTCACTGGATCATCTGAAACAATGCCACCAAGTCCATAACCAAGTTTTGatttgaaattgaattgcaacttCAAACTAGCATGCCTTATCACCTTTGTTGGTTAGCTTCATACAAAAATGGTAGTCAGTGGCTAAGAAAGGGTTGCTCACGTGAGAGAGGCAGAGAGAAGCGCCTCGCAAGGCACAAGCCGCAAGATGGAGCAAGAAAGAATGGTTCCGGCGTCCTTGCTCCCACTGCTGGCGGCTGGCGACGGCGGCGTGTAAGGCTGTGGCAGGATTTGTCAGCGTAGAATTCGGGACCTACCAAATTACTCAAATTAGGAAATTAGGGTATAAATCTGGTTTCATTTCTCACCGATTTCGTTCCTAAAACCAGAAATTAATTCCGCTTATTtaagaaattttaatttattctcgtatttgtttaaagttttaaaatataattttgaatccttagatcaaagatccaaacataATTTATACCCGTAGTTAGGGGTGTTCAAATTCAAACCGATTTAAATTAAACCGTTCATCCAATCCGATTCAAACTGAAATTGATTAAAACCGCACTAATTTGGAtttgattggattttattttttgcaaacCGTTGGATCGGATTGGATTTCGGATATACTTTTCATAaccgatccaatccaatccaaaccgcacaatgtgctataatattattattttattattatatttacaattatacttataacatgttcaatttgttatacatttttatattattcatatattattattatttaataaatattttatgttcaaaatgttatttatttatttatttattttaacaaacctataattttatttcaaattgtTATGTTATCGTTAGTTTTGTAAGATATTGTTAAAACTTGTTATGttattgttgattatttaaaatttgaacttgttatatgtatttattttttatttaaaaaaccgCAAATTTAAACGATCCAAACCGCTTGTAATCGAATCGGATcggatttcaaaaaaaatttcatccaATCCAAATCGCACCGCACATAAATTAAACGTTCGGATCGGATAACTTTTTTCCttaaaaccgaaccaaaccgcaccACAAACACCCCTACCCGTAGTATTATTTTTGATAGCCAGGGTGCTTTTGTGAAAAATAgactaataaataataataactgaTAATATTTTGTTAGCGTATGATAGGATTGAACGGGTTTTCTAGGAAAAAAAATATCAGGTTAAGGTTTTTAAATCAATCAATTGATTTTTTGGTTTTCATATGAACAACActaattatctttttttgtaAGTAAAGGAGCTCAACACAATAAGGCATAGTTATCAGAATCAAACCGACAATTAACTCGGTCATATGACCGAGTCATTGAGTTATTAGTTCAATTGAGTCACTGATTTATTCGGTTGATTCGGTcataatctaaaaaaatataaaattatataaatgaaattaaaattatgtattaaaaattaaaatgcaagtctttacaaacataataataataatcaaatattaatttttagacATAACTAATGAtgtaaaaaaagataataaactAGTTTCTAGTATAAATTTAGAGCATCAGAAAAAAATTTGGAGTTTCATATATATCTTTATAGGACAAATTTAGAGCTTGATTaatatttttctcattttaattTACGTCTATATCTTCCATAAGAAACATTGCATTATGCAGAACATCAAAAATAGAGTAAGAAGAGTTTGAAAAGAGAGCTTCAAAAAACTAGTGAACTGAATTAATTTCATCTTATTCTTCCATCAATGAATCAATTATACACACTTCTTAGAGGAATGCAAGAATTTTAtttatcacagagttagaaaagagagaaagatcAGGAATCAGAAGAAATTCAACACAACAACAAGGATCAGTAACAAATTCAACTCAACTCAATTATCCAGCAACAAATTTTACTCCCAACAACAACCACATTTATGATATgttcaacatcaaattcaactTACAGTTGACAACAAATTTTACTTCTAGAGTTCTAGCAACAAATTCAGCTATgataaacaacaaaaaaaactCCAAATCTCCAAATATGATTTATAGCAAATTAACATTAGCTAAATCATAATTTCAGCAACAAAGTCAACTTTGAACAATAAATTCAAGATGTACGAATAATTTACAGCAATATTGCTAGAGTGTTATCTAAATGGGAATGCATCTGCTCTTATTGCTCTATAATAACCGTTACTCATTTTTTTTGTGCCTGTTGATAAATTTCAGTTTTTAGGGGATTCTTCCAAGTTTATTACAACTTATACCTTAGGCACTCATATATCAGCACCACTCGCACTGGGCACTATGAATGCATACTGCGTTTTTAG
The genomic region above belongs to Arachis stenosperma cultivar V10309 chromosome 5, arast.V10309.gnm1.PFL2, whole genome shotgun sequence and contains:
- the LOC130980030 gene encoding DNA mismatch repair protein MLH3 isoform X2 yields the protein MAAPSIRPLPEAVRSSVRSGIFLFDSTRVVEELVFNSLDAGATKVSVFVSIGSCYVKVVDDGGGIARDGLELVGERYATSKLRNLDDLNATSGNFGFRGEALASISEVSLLEIVTRTYGRPNGYRKVLKGCKCLYLGIDDDRKEVGTTVAVRDLFYNQPVRRKYMQSSPNKVLQSIKKCVQRLALVRPNVSFKVIDVERDDELFCTQIASSPLALLTSGFGEEVSSFLQALEVENDIIKLSGYVSGPCNALNMKALQYVYVNSQFVSSGPIHKLMSQLANRFEHLNSWNTNNEFENKKKSRSQPCPAYILNISCPRSFYDLTFEPSKTWVQFKDWDSILNFIEKVIKECWEENIDCGESFNQSTYMVHEDQPWEDLNILPTEADKSKFGSHTKNSQELSVSTSGKLTEDEYHQSDREYVRTSLGYLCQGTEILREKQNKRDFSYQTLFSGNLVDDSYARCMPTVGKHKSLLMYDKNGQSLGDYFSDDNVPSAEILFDNVPFDAPSSSKGRKFRAVGADMINESFEDCLLNDSHGFCNNVEVNEDFQKPFLKSCSIKGSILREKAFFTNDEHELHTDGFWRKQTREDYDSLKDYGAQRCSNVVKKLKLSRDCDFFSRAVAEDLPYSYYSAAQTMNSGTVDQLFTSEWHSVYQEASSPASAWGGDHAADINDLGLHHTILTAEEENDCDFVYDISRDAKRNGFEFTDAIDLETIFDTKVDWPDRGPKYSTKKRPDVLFEESECLLPDTCVEKCKSHDKNKSRMDHLRHPALNKNNGRSKRSSSAPPFHKRKRRFVSLNQPSEMIAKRPTGQASNPAFNHPSGMIAKRPTGQASNPAFNHREASDFIYAQQSIEALHPSTEDHSLQEFKSNVKQRSDALGDAHCNDNKEIDGFDSFNIQNNAPVRELFSREAQDSIDQGIKWRTCSPEIPKNNKVDEVQSQNNILDISSGFLHLAGDSLIPEAISKKCLEDAKVLHQVDKKFIPVVAGGTLAVIDQHAADERIRLEELRQKVLSGEAKGITYLDAEQELVLPEIGYQLLHSYSEQIKDWGWMCNIHVHSEPYKRNLDVLNRQPMAVTLIAVPCILGVNLNDVDLLEFLQQLADTDGSSTMPPSVIRVLNLKACRGAIMFGDSLLPSECSLIVEELKHTSLCFQRNLPCSALMGDRQLFLLSTWRHCIIR
- the LOC130980030 gene encoding DNA mismatch repair protein MLH3 isoform X1; its protein translation is MAAPSIRPLPEAVRSSVRSGIFLFDSTRVVEELVFNSLDAGATKVSVFVSIGSCYVKVVDDGGGIARDGLELVGERYATSKLRNLDDLNATSGNFGFRGEALASISEVSLLEIVTRTYGRPNGYRKVLKGCKCLYLGIDDDRKEVGTTVAVRDLFYNQPVRRKYMQSSPNKVLQSIKKCVQRLALVRPNVSFKVIDVERDDELFCTQIASSPLALLTSGFGEEVSSFLQALEVENDIIKLSGYVSGPCNALNMKALQYVYVNSQFVSSGPIHKLMSQLANRFEHLNSWNTNNEFENKKKSRSQPCPAYILNISCPRSFYDLTFEPSKTWVQFKDWDSILNFIEKVIKECWEENIDCGESFNQSTYMVHEDQPWEDLNILPTEADKSKFGSHTKNSQELSVSTSGKLTEDEYHQSDREYVRTSLGYLCQGTEILREKQNKRDFSYQTLFSGNLVDDSYARCMPTVGKHKSLLMYDKNGQSLGDYFSDDNVPSAEILFDNVPFDAPSSSKGRKFRAVGADMINESFEDCLLNDSHGFCNNVEVNEDFQKPFLKSCSIKGSILREKAFFTNDEHELHTDGFWRKQTREDYDSLKDYGAQRCSNVVKKLKLSRDCDFFSRAVAEDLPYSYYSAAQTMNSGTVDQLFTSEWHSVYQEASSPASAWGGDHAADINDLGLHHTILTAEEENDCDFVYDISRDAKRNGFEFTDAIDLETIFDTKVDWPDRGPKYSTKKRPDVLFEESECLLPDTCVEKCKSHDKNKSRMDHLRHPALNKNNGRSKRSSSAPPFHKRKRRFVSLNQPSEMIAKRPTGQASNPAFNHPSGMIAKRPTGQASNPAFNHREASDFIYAQQSIEALHPSTEDHSLQEFKSNVKQRSDALGDAHCNDNKEIDGFDSFNIQNNAPVRELFSREAQDSIDQGIKWRTCSPEIPKNNKVDEVQSQNNILDISSGFLHLAGDSLIPEAISKKCLEDAKVLHQVDKKFIPVVAGGTLAVIDQHAADERIRLEELRQKVLSGEAKGITYLDAEQELVLPEIGYQLLHSYSEQIKDWGWMCNIHVHSEPYKRNLDVLNRQPMAVTLIAVPCILGVNLNDVDLLEFLQQLADTDGSSTMPPSVIRVLNLKACRGAIMFGDSLLPSECSLIVEELKHTSLCFQCAHGRPTTVPLVNLEALHNQIAKLGQMNGCSDDKFHGLQRHKVCIERTAERLSSARGT
- the LOC130980030 gene encoding uncharacterized protein LOC130980030 isoform X3 → MMIGRKLVQQLLSVIYFTTNQFGGNTCNPVPIRCCNQSRNVYSGLLLCVQMFPSKLSMLKDDELFCTQIASSPLALLTSGFGEEVSSFLQALEVENDIIKLSGYVSGPCNALNMKALQYVYVNSQFVSSGPIHKLMSQLANRFEHLNSWNTNNEFENKKKSRSQPCPAYILNISCPRSFYDLTFEPSKTWVQFKDWDSILNFIEKVIKECWEENIDCGESFNQSTYMVHEDQPWEDLNILPTEADKSKFGSHTKNSQELSVSTSGKLTEDEYHQSDREYVRTSLGYLCQGTEILREKQNKRDFSYQTLFSGNLVDDSYARCMPTVGKHKSLLMYDKNGQSLGDYFSDDNVPSAEILFDNVPFDAPSSSKGRKFRAVGADMINESFEDCLLNDSHGFCNNVEVNEDFQKPFLKSCSIKGSILREKAFFTNDEHELHTDGFWRKQTREDYDSLKDYGAQRCSNVVKKLKLSRDCDFFSRAVAEDLPYSYYSAAQTMNSGTVDQLFTSEWHSVYQEASSPASAWGGDHAADINDLGLHHTILTAEEENDCDFVYDISRDAKRNGFEFTDAIDLETIFDTKVDWPDRGPKYSTKKRPDVLFEESECLLPDTCVEKCKSHDKNKSRMDHLRHPALNKNNGRSKRSSSAPPFHKRKRRFVSLNQPSEMIAKRPTGQASNPAFNHPSGMIAKRPTGQASNPAFNHREASDFIYAQQSIEALHPSTEDHSLQEFKSNVKQRSDALGDAHCNDNKEIDGFDSFNIQNNAPVRELFSREAQDSIDQGIKWRTCSPEIPKNNKVDEVQSQNNILDISSGFLHLAGDSLIPEAISKKCLEDAKVLHQVDKKFIPVVAGGTLAVIDQHAADERIRLEELRQKVLSGEAKGITYLDAEQELVLPEIGYQLLHSYSEQIKDWGWMCNIHVHSEPYKRNLDVLNRQPMAVTLIAVPCILGVNLNDVDLLEFLQQLADTDGSSTMPPSVIRVLNLKACRGAIMFGDSLLPSECSLIVEELKHTSLCFQCAHGRPTTVPLVNLEALHNQIAKLGQMNGCSDDKFHGLQRHKVCIERTAERLSSARGT
- the LOC130980031 gene encoding uncharacterized protein LOC130980031, with the translated sequence MVKFTISKGRYTYTHDQKYPCENVDIHHIILKSGRANYVFVYTSAVLVLASALYLYILGEKSISIVYYSLLFNIFLVKLLLRKPVKKESIVIMPAFGVQLETHYMSGKIVRCFVPIDKILKPVLVECVTPVTCYWTLSMMIRGESEMVLVFKSLRPPVKMLVHVWKALCAATDIKEEAMM